The DNA window TGAGGATTTCCTCGAACAGCCGCGCCGGCGCGGCATCGCCCAGCAGCGGCGCCAACGGCTTGATCGGTTCGGCGGTGGCCGGATCAATCTGGAAGTTCAACTTGGCCGCCAGCCGCACCGCGCGCAGCATGCGCACCGGGTCTTCGCGATAGCGCTGTTCGGGATCGCCAATCAATTTGAGCGTGCGCGCCTGCACGTCTTCGAAACCGCCGGTGTAGTCGCGCACCGAGAAATCCTCGATGGCGTAGTACAGCGCGTTGGCGGTGAAGTCGCGGCGCACGGCGTCGTCTTCAATCGTGCCGTAGACGTTGTCACGCACCAGCCGGCCGTTGTCCAGTTCGCGATCGCCGCTGCCATCATCGGAGTTGGCGCGGAAGGTGGCGACTTCGATGATCTCGTTGCCAAACACCACGTGGGCCAGGCGGAAGCGCCGGCCGATCAGGCGGCAATTGCGGAACAGCTGCTTGACCTGCTCGGGCGTGGCGTTGGTGGCCACGTCGAAGTCCTTGGGATGGCCGCCGACCAGCAGATCGCGAACCGCTCCGCCTACCAGATAGCCGGCGTAGCCCGAATCACGCAGGCGGTACAGCACCCGCAGTGCGTTTGGACTGATGTCCTTGCGCGAGATCGGGTGCTGGTCGCGCGGGATGATGCGCAGAGCGATGTTCGGGGTAATAGTGGCGGGTCCGTAGGGAAGTGTGGCTCGCCCGTGATCGGCATTGCTCGCCGCCACGGTGGACGCATATACTAATGTGCTTCGCCGACAACACCCAAACGCTCCCTTCGTCTAGTGGTTAGGACGTGGCCCTCTCAAGGCTAAAACAGGGGTTCGAGCCCCCTAGGGAGCGCCATCGGTGGTCTGCAGGAACATGAAACGCCGGCCCTGGGCCGGCGTTTCTGTTTTGGGGCCAGCGCATGCTGGCGGCCCGGTTGCACGGTCGGCGTGCGGGTCCGCGGGTCCGCGGGTCCGTCCAGGCTCACGCAGGCTCACCGGCGGCACGCAGCGGACGCTACTGCCGCGGCAAATCAAACACCAGCACTTCGGCGCTACGACCTGCGCGGACGGTGACCAGCGGTTCGCCGTCATAGAGCAGCGCGTCGCCGGCGGCCAGGGCGCGGCCGTTGACTTCCACCTCGCCGCGGGCCACGTGGACGTAGCCCAGCCGGCCCTCGGCCAGCGTCAGCTGCGCCTGCTCGTCGCCGTCGAACAAGCCGGCATACAGGCGTGCATCCTGGTGGATGCTCACCGAGCCGTCGGCACCATCGGGGCTGGCCACCAAACGCAGGCGACCCTGCTTTTCCTCGGCGGAGAACTTGCGTTCTTCATACGACGGCGCCACGCCCTGCTGATTGGGGATGATCCAGATCTGCAGGAAATGGGTGGTGCCGTCCTGGCTGTAGTTGAACTCGGAGTGCTGCACGCCGGTGCCGGCGCTCATGCGCTGCACGTCGCCGGGCACGATGCTGGAACTG is part of the Pseudoxanthomonas indica genome and encodes:
- a CDS encoding pirin family protein, which produces MITLRPARERGHANHGWLDSWHSFSFANYFDDQHVHWGPLRVINEDKVAAGQGFGQHGHRDMEIISYVLEGALGHKDSMGNSSSIVPGDVQRMSAGTGVQHSEFNYSQDGTTHFLQIWIIPNQQGVAPSYEERKFSAEEKQGRLRLVASPDGADGSVSIHQDARLYAGLFDGDEQAQLTLAEGRLGYVHVARGEVEVNGRALAAGDALLYDGEPLVTVRAGRSAEVLVFDLPRQ